The window GCTAAGCTTTTGGAATACCTAACCCAATGCCTGCTACTGACACACATGACACAACTACACAAGATGAATAAGATGTATATACCATGAATGTGACTATTGAAACTATCAACTACTAAGGCTCTGTATATCAGATATGAGGATGACAAATGAAGATACAAAGTCATGCAATATCTGGTTAGTGGTTACCCTTTTCTTTTCAGCCTCAATTCTTTCGTCTTCCATCTTCATTTCtctgataaaaaataatataaagcaaGAATCAAGAAATTTGAAACAACCTGATTTCTGAAATTGCTTCAGATATATGTCACACGAAATAATTGCATCTGAAACTAATATGttcaataacaaatattatattcacataatagatAAGATAATGCTGCCTGATTTTGAGACTAGTGGTACACTGACATGTTACACCTTTAAGTAAGAAGTTATAAACTTCCCCAATACTACGGTACGAAGATCAAAAGGTGGTAGACACGACTAAATTCAAGCAAGTAAAAAATATGTATGACTAAAGCCAAGCTCTAGTTAATATGTATGATTAAAATGAAGCTGGAATGAGGAATCTATTAATgtaaaaataaaacttgcaattTATTTCTGTCACAATCTGTAATCGCAAGGTTTACATGGAAAACTAGGGTGTTTAGCTACACTGAACAAAGCCTACCCAAACTTAAACCATCCTTCAATCAGAAAATATCTTGTATCAATATAAATGATGTATATTTTGCACTCTGGCATCAAAGTCATAGTACAGTAACATAAACATATCCCTTTGCACCGAAAACAGTCTTCTGCTTGTCTGATTTCTCACATCTATACTGGCAGTCTCTCAAAGATATTAATggttatataaacatatttagCCAGGATATAAATGTAAGATAAACAAAATAACTAGGTTTGTTACGGTTTATAATAGTTCTTATTATAAAATAGTTACAACAGTTGTAGCTAAAGAGGTCAATACTAGTTTCGGGCTCCATTCATGCTGCAGCAATTCACATTGAAGCTAAACACACAGTTAACTACTGAAGACAAAAAAAGTCGAGATTGACTAATACTGACTAAATGGACTAAGATTccgagtaataataataaataccaTATCAATACATCTAAAATACCAGTCCAACAATAAGAAGATACAAGTACAAATAATCGACACAATCATTCATAATTTTGCTAAATGTAGCACTATTTAACCAAACCGCAACAATGTTGATATATCAATGgcacaaaaactaaaaacacaAAGAATAGGGGGTATCGAAAAAAGAGCATTACTTGATAAGTGAAGTAGTAACAATTTGAGCCTTTCCAGAAGGGAGAAGAAAATTCCTGTAATATCCAGCTTTAACATCCAAGAGCTGCCCTTTCTTTCCCACATCCACAACATCTTCCTTCAATATAATCTGACCCACAaaaccaacacacacacatCAAGAAAACCCATAAAACTCAGTTAAATCAGATAAAATTAGAATGGGGCCTAATTAAATTTAATGGGGTGGCAAAAGATCATACCTTTCGTGtcttctttgctttcttttgAGCTACAATGACAAAGACTGGGCTGACAATGGGGGTTTGAGTGAGCTTTTTGTTAGTAAAGTTGTGATTTTGAAGGCAAGATGATGAAGCCCACGAGAGAGTTGAAGCAGTTGTGGTCGCCATTTCTGTATGTTTGTTTTAATCTTTTTGAGATGCTCTTGACACTCAATTGTGAGCTTGGCTATCTTATCTACACAAAACTGTGAAACAGAATTATGCTTGGGTTTTTTAACCAAACGACCAGTTTCACACAAACCCAGAATGGAATATTGATTCAAGATTCAATTGGGAGAATTAATCGTAATTAAAATCggttgtattttaatattatttttctaatattaagttattattatattagttactTAATAACAAATACATctaatatatcataaattctataattggtcatatttaaagtaatataatatttaattttgataatttattatatatacttcaattgaaaaaaaattataagtattaatcatatttcaaaaatcaaatcggTCAGCCACCTTATAATGAATTAATcagttaaatcggggatttttagaacactgcaaATGATtagttttcatttattttttatttagccGGCCGGTAGATTTTGATTGTGTAGATCATGACGCGTATATATAGGGTGCTACTCCACTGCAAACCcttcttaaattaaaattacaaactgaatataaattttataaattatattgaaatatagcacatatggtatgaaAATCGATCGTTGGGAGATGAAGGAAAACATTGTGAagtcagatttcaaaaaaaaaagtccaccgATTAACGGGAACATTCAAATTAAAAGCGGGGATTTTTAGGAATCTTGTGCGGGGTGCGGGTTTATTGTGTTTGGTGATTCTAGGGGACATATATTAACCTGATGGTTGAGATTAGTTagtaatttgtagtttaatttttgtttgtatttgaacacttgtctatatatattatataagctaataatcaaatacaaatcactaaatacgaattttaaatacaaactaagagCAATTAAGACTATATGACATCACCTACCCCTAGATGTCGTTTACCCTCCTAGATGTTATCACTCACCCCGAGATCCACTCCTGACCCTATTAATCCACATAGGGCCTACTAAAGCCTAACTAAGGCTCCAGACATGCTAGAAGGGCTCTGTACAGGCTGAAGAGCCAATACTTTTACCCCACTCTCTTTCTACTAGAATCCACCCCCATCCACCAGGCCCATCTAAGCCTTGGTAAGGCCCACCTGATCCATTCTCGGGGCCCACAACCCTTcccactatatatttttatataataagcgtaaatGAGATAATTTAGTTGCATGGTTGCATGGTCTTTCTTACTATCAAAAGTTTATCATCTTTCCGATCGTATAcaaaacaaataagcaccgttaggtTATACCAAAATTATGTTTAATTCTATAAGCCAATTGATATTTTTTGCATAATCATGATtcctttttttaatccaaaacaaattctatctttcatgtgtgtgtgatttttttaatccaaaataaatattttctaccatttttaattgtagaagcatataaatcgcaccgtcataaaattatttttctctaatatattttcttagacaacatattaaacaaaaaaaatattatgcacaatattaaaattaataagccgaatATAAGTGATGAACGaacacaaaaactttttcttgatccaaaacaaatatacattcttcatgcatgtttatgatttttttcttaattcaagACAAATTATGTTTACCGGTTCTAATTccagaaccatataaatttttataaaaataaataaatcaaactaggtatcataattctaatataaaatacgtAGATAAATACAATCTAATAGAAGTTGGCGTTACATGTATAGAACTCTGACACAAATACATATcaataaaagaaaaagagaaagacATTTAATTATCATAATTGAAGTTGATGTTACATAAAAAGTTCTcgcatataaatataaattaacaaaaaaaaaatctgctacccaaatacatatcaacaaaaaaataaaaagaaagacATGAAATTATCGTAATTGAAGTTGACATTACATACAAAATTCTCTCGTGCAAATACAAATTAACCAAAAAAACATAACAGAATTTTCAACATATGGGACAACACcaaaatctttcaaatttaaaactgACCAAAATCTTGAACATAAATCACTCAACATAAGACTCACTAATTTCTCCTCTCATCTTTGTAAaaatcattttgtaaaattttattaatatcaaaatatgaatatatcagCGGGATAAAAAAACGAGCAAACGATTTCAtgaaatatatttcaagaaTACATAAAAGATTAACAAAGAGTTGATCATAATAAGCGATATTGCGAACAATATAACAATGCTATTAAACAAGCACGATGACAAAGATCAAAATTAAGACATGACCAAAAGGACGAGACAAGAGGTTAATACTGCACAAATAGTCtgccttaaaaaataatataactttctattttatttctatttaatttagaattatgaattattattgataattttttttttcattttacatatattactaataaaattttataaaataattaaaaaggtcacGTGCAGAGCACAATTGGATAACCCAAGTGATTAAGGCTTATTCTTTGCTGGCCCAGATTCCGAGTTCGACTCCGGCTCACTCGAGCTCTTGTCTAAAAACATCTAGCCGGCACTCAATATTGCTAACCTTGTTTCAAATTAGGTTTATTATTGTGATTAGTGTATAATCATGAGATTTTGATACGTGAGaaacttgaaaatttaaaatataacgaCGTGTTTTTGTTTGTATAGAGGCAGCACACttgtttgattaattattttaatgagatttttaaataatttgtaagtTAGTACAGTATATTACAAATATCTAAAATACGTGCTTTGAAAACATCGTTAAGTGTACGCAAAACCGAAGGTCTACAAATCAACCGCGAAACTCGAAAATTTGACAATGAAcacaaaaaatatactccctccgtcccattttatgtgacctcatttcctttttggaacgtcccaaaaagaatgaacctacaatacttactatttttgaacactacttttcactattacacccactacctctatattt of the Daucus carota subsp. sativus chromosome 4, DH1 v3.0, whole genome shotgun sequence genome contains:
- the LOC108219492 gene encoding large ribosomal subunit protein bL9c; amino-acid sequence: MATTTASTLSWASSSCLQNHNFTNKKLTQTPIVSPVFVIVAQKKAKKTRKIILKEDVVDVGKKGQLLDVKAGYYRNFLLPSGKAQIVTTSLIKEMKMEDERIEAEKKRVKEEAQQLALIFETVGAFKVKRKIGKGKQIFGTVTAQDLVDIIKAQLQRDIDKRIVTIPDIRETGEYVAELKLHPDVSARVRLTVFGN